A stretch of uncultured Methanobrevibacter sp. DNA encodes these proteins:
- the pdxT gene encoding pyridoxal 5'-phosphate synthase glutaminase subunit PdxT — MVKVGILNLQGAVSEHYDMAKKAVEKLGVDVDVVPVRYAADVGTCDGIIISGGESTVIGKLIHKRGIDKVIKDNSIPVFGTCAGMILLGKKTDFNQPLLGLMDIDVKRNKYGRQKDSFEATIEIFDQKYLGVFIRAPSLASYDESKDDIKVLSKLDGEIIAIQQGNNIAMSFHPELTDDTLVHEYFIKNILDSVNEY; from the coding sequence TAAATTTACAGGGTGCTGTATCGGAGCATTATGACATGGCTAAAAAAGCCGTTGAAAAGTTGGGTGTTGATGTTGATGTGGTGCCTGTCAGATACGCTGCTGATGTCGGGACATGTGATGGGATAATTATTTCAGGTGGCGAAAGCACAGTAATCGGTAAGTTAATCCATAAAAGAGGTATAGACAAAGTTATTAAAGATAATAGCATTCCTGTTTTTGGAACCTGTGCTGGAATGATATTGTTGGGTAAAAAGACAGATTTCAATCAGCCGTTGCTTGGTTTGATGGATATTGACGTTAAACGAAATAAATACGGCAGACAAAAAGATTCATTTGAGGCCACAATTGAAATATTTGATCAGAAATATTTGGGAGTTTTTATAAGGGCGCCGTCTTTAGCGTCCTATGATGAATCAAAAGATGATATTAAAGTCTTATCCAAGTTGGATGGTGAGATAATAGCAATTCAACAGGGCAATAATATTGCAATGTCGTTTCATCCAGAATTGACTGATGATACATTGGTACATGAATATTTTATTAAAAATATTTTAGATTCTGTAAATGAATATTAA